Proteins encoded within one genomic window of Equus przewalskii isolate Varuska chromosome 3, EquPr2, whole genome shotgun sequence:
- the AARS1 gene encoding alanine--tRNA ligase, cytoplasmic isoform X1 has product MSRRGKARRGTFYRRALIGRGGASCGRRWRGAGAAAHLREQFCWVTFKMDSTLTASEIRQRFIDFFKRNEHTYVHSSATIPLDDPTLLFANAGMNQFKPIFLNTIDPSHPMAKLSRAANTQKCIRAGGKHNDLDDVGKDVYHHTFFEMLGSWSFGDYFKELACKMALELLTQEFGIPIERLYVTYFGGDEAAGLEPDLECKQIWQNLGLDDTKILPGNMKDNFWEMGDTGPCGPCSEIHYDRIGGRDAAHLVNQDDPNVLEIWNLVFIQYNRETDGVLKPLPKKSIDTGMGLERLVSVLQNKMSNYDTDLFVPYFEAIQKGTGARPYAGKVGADDADGIDMAYRVLADHARTITVALADGGRPDNTGRGYVLRRILRRAVRYSHEKLNASRGFFATLVDVVVQSLGDAFPELKKDPDMVKDIINEEEVQFLKTLSRGRRILDRKIQSLGESKTIPGDTAWLLYDTYGFPVDLTGLIAEEKGLVVDMDGFEEERKLAQLKSQGKGAGGEDLIMLDIYAIEELREKGLEATDDSPKYNYYSDSSGSYVFESAVATVMALRRDKMFVEEVSTGQECGVVLDKTCFYAEQGGQIYDEGYLVKVDDSSEDKTEFTVKNAQVRGGYVLHIGTIYGNLKVGDQVRLFIDEPRRRPVMSNHTATHILNFALRSVLGEADQRGSLVAPDRLRFDFTAKGAMSTQQIKKAEEIANEMIEAAKPVYTQDCSLAAAKAIQGLRAVFDETYPDPVRVVSIGVPVSELLDDPSGPAGSLTSVEFCGGTHLQNSSHAGAFVIVSEEAIAKGIRRIVAVTGAEAQKALRKAESLKKSLSVMEGKVKAQTAPNKDVQREIADLGEALATAVIPQWQKDEFRENLKSLKKIMDDLDRASKADVQKRVLEKTKQLIDSNPNQPLVILEMESGASAKALNEALKLFKTHSPQTSAMLFTVDNEAGKITCLCQVPQNAANRGLKASEWVQQVSGLMDGKGGGKDVSAQATGKNVGCLQEALQLATSFAQLRLGDVKN; this is encoded by the exons ATGTCTCGGAGAGGTAAAGCGCGGCGGGGCACTTTCTACCGGCGCGCTCTGATTGGACGGGGCGGTGCGAGTTGCGGACGGCGGTGGCGTGGGGCTGGTGCAGCTGCCCATCTGCGGGAGCAG ttcTGTTGGGTTACTTTCAAGATGGACTCAACTCTAACAGCAAGTGAAATCCGGCAGCGATTTATagatttcttcaaaagaaatgagcacacctatgttcattcaTCTGCCACCATCCCATTGGATGACCCCACTTTGCTCTTTGCCAATGCGGGCATGAACCAG TTCAAACCCATCTTCCTGAACACTATTGACCCATCTCACCCTATGGCAAAGCTGAGCAGAGCTGCCAATACCCAGAAATGCATCCGGGCTGGGGGCAAGCACAATGACCTGGACGACGTGGGAAAAGATGTCTATCATCACACCTTCTTTGAGATGTTGGGCTCCTGGTCTTTTGGAGATTACTTCAAG gAATTGGCATGTAAGATGGCTCTGGAACTTCTCACCCAAGAGTTTGGCATTCCAATTGAAAGACTTTATGTTACTTACTTTGGTGGGGATGAAGCAGCTGGCTTAGAACCAGACCTGGAGTGCAAACAGATCTGGCAAAACTTGGG GCTAGATGACACCAAAATCCTCCCTGGCAACATGAAGGACAACTTCTGGGAGATGGGTGACACGGGCCCATGTGGTCCCTGCAGTGAGATCCACTATGACCGGATTGGTGGTCGGGACGCCGCACATCTCGTCAACCAGGATGACCCCAATGTGCTGGAGATCTGGAACCTTGTGTTCATCCAGTATAACAG GGAAACTGATGGCGTTCTGAAACCTCTTCCCAAGAAAAGCATTGACACAGGGATGGGCCTGGAGCGATTGGTGTCTGTGCTGCAGAATAAGATGTCCAACTATGACACTGACCTTTTTGTCCCTTACTTTGAAGCCATTCAGAAG GGCACAGGTGCCCGGCCGTATGCTGGCAAAGTTGGTGCTGACGATGCTGATGGGATCGACATGGCCTACCGGGTGCTTGCTGACCACGCTCGGACCATCACTGTGGCACTGGCTGATGGTGGCCGACCTGACAACACGGGGCGGGG GTATGTGTTGAGACGGATTCTCCGCCGGGCTGTTCGATATTCCCATGAGAAACTCAATGCCAGCAGGGGTTTCTTTGCTACGTTAGTAGATGTTGTCGTCCAGTCCCTG GGAGATGCATTTCCTGAGCTAAAGAAGGACCCAGATATGGTGAAGGACATTATTAATGAAGAAGAAGTGCAATTTCTCAAGACACTCAGCAGAGGGCGTCGCATCCTGGACAGGAAAATTCAGAGCCTGGGAGAGAGCAAGACCATTCCTG GGGACACTGCTTGGCTCCTCTATGACACCTATGGGTTTCCAGTGGATCTCACTGGACTGATAGCGGAAGAGAAGGGCCTGGTGGTAGATATGGATGgctttgaagaggagaggaaactggCCCAG CTGAAATCACAGGGCAAGGGAGCTGGTGGGGAAGACCTCATTATGCTGGACATTTATGCTATTGAAGAGCTCCGAGAAAAGGGTCTGGAGGCAACAGACGATTCCCCAAAGTATAATTACTATTCAGACTCCAGTGGGAGCTACG TGTTTGAGAGCGCAGTGGCTACAGTGATGGCTCTGCGCAGGGATAAGATGTTTGTGGAAGAAGTGTCCACGGGCCAGGAGTGTGGAGTGGTGCTGGACAAGACCTGTTTCTATGCCGAGCAAGGAGGGCAGATCTACGATGAAGGCTACCTGGTGAAGGTTGATGACAGCAGTGAAGAT AAAACTGAGTTTACCGTGAAGAATGCTCAGGTGCGTGGAGGGTATGTGCTACACATAGGAACAATCTATGGCAACCTGAAAGTTGGGGATCAGGTCCGGCTGTTTATTGATGAG CCCAGACGGAGGCCTGTCATGAGCAACCATACAGCTACCCACATTCTGAACTTTGCCTTGCGCTCCGTGCTTGGGGAGGCTGACCAGAGAGGCTCCTTGGTTGCTCCTGACCGCCTTCGGTTTGACTTCACTGCCAAGGGAGCCATGTCCACCCAGCAGATCAAGAAGGCGGAGGAGATTGCTAATGAGATGATTGAGGCAGCCAAG CCTGTCTATACCCAGGATTGTTCCCTGGCAGCAGCTAAAGCCATCCAGGGCCTGCGGGCTGTGTTTGATGAAACCTATCCTGACCCCGTGCGAGTCGTCTCCATTGGGGTTCCAGTGTCGGAGCTGTTGGACGACCCCTCTGGTCCTGCTGGCTCCCTCACTTCTGTTGAGTTCTGTGGGGGAAC GCACCTGCAGAACTCAAGTCATGCAGGAGCGTTTGTGATTGTGAGTGAAGAAGCTATTGCCAAGGGCATCCGGAGGATTGTTGCTGTCACAGGTGCCGAAGCCCAGAAG gccctccGGAAAGCAGAGAGCTTGAAGAAATCTCTCTCTGTCATGGAAGGCAAAGTGAAAGCCCAGACTGCGCCAAACAAGGATGTGCAGAGGGAGATTGCTGACCTGGGTGAG GCCCTGGCCACTGCAGTCATCCCCCAGTGGCAGAAGGATGAATTCCGGGAGAATCTCAAATCTCTGAAGAAGATCATGGATGACCTAGACCGGGCTAGCAAAGCTGATGTCCAGAAGCGG GTGTTGGAGAAGACAAAGCAGCTCATTGACAGCAACCCCAACCAGCCTCTCGTCATCTTGGAGATGGAGAGCGGCGCCTCAGCCAAG GCCCTGAATGAAGCCTTGAAGCTCTTCAAGACGCATTCCCCTCAGACGTCTGCCATGCTCTTCACAGTGGATAATGAAGCTGGCAAAATCACGTGCTTGTGTCAAGTCCCCCAG AATGCAGCCAACCGGGGCCTGAAAGCCAGCGAGTGGGTGCAGCAGGTGTCAGGCCTGATGGATGGCAAGGGTGGTGGCAAAGATGTGTCTGCTCAGGCCACAGGCAAGAACGTGGGCTGCCTGCAGGAGGCGCTGCAGCTGGCTACTTCCTTTGCCCAGCTCCGCCTGGGAGATGTGAAGAACTGA
- the AARS1 gene encoding alanine--tRNA ligase, cytoplasmic isoform X2, translated as MDSTLTASEIRQRFIDFFKRNEHTYVHSSATIPLDDPTLLFANAGMNQFKPIFLNTIDPSHPMAKLSRAANTQKCIRAGGKHNDLDDVGKDVYHHTFFEMLGSWSFGDYFKELACKMALELLTQEFGIPIERLYVTYFGGDEAAGLEPDLECKQIWQNLGLDDTKILPGNMKDNFWEMGDTGPCGPCSEIHYDRIGGRDAAHLVNQDDPNVLEIWNLVFIQYNRETDGVLKPLPKKSIDTGMGLERLVSVLQNKMSNYDTDLFVPYFEAIQKGTGARPYAGKVGADDADGIDMAYRVLADHARTITVALADGGRPDNTGRGYVLRRILRRAVRYSHEKLNASRGFFATLVDVVVQSLGDAFPELKKDPDMVKDIINEEEVQFLKTLSRGRRILDRKIQSLGESKTIPGDTAWLLYDTYGFPVDLTGLIAEEKGLVVDMDGFEEERKLAQLKSQGKGAGGEDLIMLDIYAIEELREKGLEATDDSPKYNYYSDSSGSYVFESAVATVMALRRDKMFVEEVSTGQECGVVLDKTCFYAEQGGQIYDEGYLVKVDDSSEDKTEFTVKNAQVRGGYVLHIGTIYGNLKVGDQVRLFIDEPRRRPVMSNHTATHILNFALRSVLGEADQRGSLVAPDRLRFDFTAKGAMSTQQIKKAEEIANEMIEAAKPVYTQDCSLAAAKAIQGLRAVFDETYPDPVRVVSIGVPVSELLDDPSGPAGSLTSVEFCGGTHLQNSSHAGAFVIVSEEAIAKGIRRIVAVTGAEAQKALRKAESLKKSLSVMEGKVKAQTAPNKDVQREIADLGEALATAVIPQWQKDEFRENLKSLKKIMDDLDRASKADVQKRVLEKTKQLIDSNPNQPLVILEMESGASAKALNEALKLFKTHSPQTSAMLFTVDNEAGKITCLCQVPQNAANRGLKASEWVQQVSGLMDGKGGGKDVSAQATGKNVGCLQEALQLATSFAQLRLGDVKN; from the exons ATGGACTCAACTCTAACAGCAAGTGAAATCCGGCAGCGATTTATagatttcttcaaaagaaatgagcacacctatgttcattcaTCTGCCACCATCCCATTGGATGACCCCACTTTGCTCTTTGCCAATGCGGGCATGAACCAG TTCAAACCCATCTTCCTGAACACTATTGACCCATCTCACCCTATGGCAAAGCTGAGCAGAGCTGCCAATACCCAGAAATGCATCCGGGCTGGGGGCAAGCACAATGACCTGGACGACGTGGGAAAAGATGTCTATCATCACACCTTCTTTGAGATGTTGGGCTCCTGGTCTTTTGGAGATTACTTCAAG gAATTGGCATGTAAGATGGCTCTGGAACTTCTCACCCAAGAGTTTGGCATTCCAATTGAAAGACTTTATGTTACTTACTTTGGTGGGGATGAAGCAGCTGGCTTAGAACCAGACCTGGAGTGCAAACAGATCTGGCAAAACTTGGG GCTAGATGACACCAAAATCCTCCCTGGCAACATGAAGGACAACTTCTGGGAGATGGGTGACACGGGCCCATGTGGTCCCTGCAGTGAGATCCACTATGACCGGATTGGTGGTCGGGACGCCGCACATCTCGTCAACCAGGATGACCCCAATGTGCTGGAGATCTGGAACCTTGTGTTCATCCAGTATAACAG GGAAACTGATGGCGTTCTGAAACCTCTTCCCAAGAAAAGCATTGACACAGGGATGGGCCTGGAGCGATTGGTGTCTGTGCTGCAGAATAAGATGTCCAACTATGACACTGACCTTTTTGTCCCTTACTTTGAAGCCATTCAGAAG GGCACAGGTGCCCGGCCGTATGCTGGCAAAGTTGGTGCTGACGATGCTGATGGGATCGACATGGCCTACCGGGTGCTTGCTGACCACGCTCGGACCATCACTGTGGCACTGGCTGATGGTGGCCGACCTGACAACACGGGGCGGGG GTATGTGTTGAGACGGATTCTCCGCCGGGCTGTTCGATATTCCCATGAGAAACTCAATGCCAGCAGGGGTTTCTTTGCTACGTTAGTAGATGTTGTCGTCCAGTCCCTG GGAGATGCATTTCCTGAGCTAAAGAAGGACCCAGATATGGTGAAGGACATTATTAATGAAGAAGAAGTGCAATTTCTCAAGACACTCAGCAGAGGGCGTCGCATCCTGGACAGGAAAATTCAGAGCCTGGGAGAGAGCAAGACCATTCCTG GGGACACTGCTTGGCTCCTCTATGACACCTATGGGTTTCCAGTGGATCTCACTGGACTGATAGCGGAAGAGAAGGGCCTGGTGGTAGATATGGATGgctttgaagaggagaggaaactggCCCAG CTGAAATCACAGGGCAAGGGAGCTGGTGGGGAAGACCTCATTATGCTGGACATTTATGCTATTGAAGAGCTCCGAGAAAAGGGTCTGGAGGCAACAGACGATTCCCCAAAGTATAATTACTATTCAGACTCCAGTGGGAGCTACG TGTTTGAGAGCGCAGTGGCTACAGTGATGGCTCTGCGCAGGGATAAGATGTTTGTGGAAGAAGTGTCCACGGGCCAGGAGTGTGGAGTGGTGCTGGACAAGACCTGTTTCTATGCCGAGCAAGGAGGGCAGATCTACGATGAAGGCTACCTGGTGAAGGTTGATGACAGCAGTGAAGAT AAAACTGAGTTTACCGTGAAGAATGCTCAGGTGCGTGGAGGGTATGTGCTACACATAGGAACAATCTATGGCAACCTGAAAGTTGGGGATCAGGTCCGGCTGTTTATTGATGAG CCCAGACGGAGGCCTGTCATGAGCAACCATACAGCTACCCACATTCTGAACTTTGCCTTGCGCTCCGTGCTTGGGGAGGCTGACCAGAGAGGCTCCTTGGTTGCTCCTGACCGCCTTCGGTTTGACTTCACTGCCAAGGGAGCCATGTCCACCCAGCAGATCAAGAAGGCGGAGGAGATTGCTAATGAGATGATTGAGGCAGCCAAG CCTGTCTATACCCAGGATTGTTCCCTGGCAGCAGCTAAAGCCATCCAGGGCCTGCGGGCTGTGTTTGATGAAACCTATCCTGACCCCGTGCGAGTCGTCTCCATTGGGGTTCCAGTGTCGGAGCTGTTGGACGACCCCTCTGGTCCTGCTGGCTCCCTCACTTCTGTTGAGTTCTGTGGGGGAAC GCACCTGCAGAACTCAAGTCATGCAGGAGCGTTTGTGATTGTGAGTGAAGAAGCTATTGCCAAGGGCATCCGGAGGATTGTTGCTGTCACAGGTGCCGAAGCCCAGAAG gccctccGGAAAGCAGAGAGCTTGAAGAAATCTCTCTCTGTCATGGAAGGCAAAGTGAAAGCCCAGACTGCGCCAAACAAGGATGTGCAGAGGGAGATTGCTGACCTGGGTGAG GCCCTGGCCACTGCAGTCATCCCCCAGTGGCAGAAGGATGAATTCCGGGAGAATCTCAAATCTCTGAAGAAGATCATGGATGACCTAGACCGGGCTAGCAAAGCTGATGTCCAGAAGCGG GTGTTGGAGAAGACAAAGCAGCTCATTGACAGCAACCCCAACCAGCCTCTCGTCATCTTGGAGATGGAGAGCGGCGCCTCAGCCAAG GCCCTGAATGAAGCCTTGAAGCTCTTCAAGACGCATTCCCCTCAGACGTCTGCCATGCTCTTCACAGTGGATAATGAAGCTGGCAAAATCACGTGCTTGTGTCAAGTCCCCCAG AATGCAGCCAACCGGGGCCTGAAAGCCAGCGAGTGGGTGCAGCAGGTGTCAGGCCTGATGGATGGCAAGGGTGGTGGCAAAGATGTGTCTGCTCAGGCCACAGGCAAGAACGTGGGCTGCCTGCAGGAGGCGCTGCAGCTGGCTACTTCCTTTGCCCAGCTCCGCCTGGGAGATGTGAAGAACTGA